A part of Primulina eburnea isolate SZY01 chromosome 10, ASM2296580v1, whole genome shotgun sequence genomic DNA contains:
- the LOC140842344 gene encoding L-cysteine desulfhydrase-like, protein MELEANGDVNHVSKKPKLAWISEAEIREEFAHHQPGIARINNGSFGSCPASIIAAQKLWQLRFLRHPDDFFFNHLQRQITRSRSIVKELVNADHVDEISIVDNATTAAAIVLQHVGWAFAEGRFQKGDAVVMLHCAFQAVKKSIEAYVTRAGGSVIVVHLPFPVNSNEEIIAEFRKGLARGKANGRTVRLAIIDHITSMPCVVIPARELVRICREEGVERVFVDAAHAIGSVHVDVKEIGADFYVSNLHKWFFCPPSVAFLYCRKLPVSPDLHHPVVSHEYGNGLAIESAWIGTRDYSSQLVIPEALDFINRFQGGLVGIQKHNHDKVVEMGEMLAKAWGTNLGSPPEMCPSMAMVGLPSGLGILCDDDALKLRTHLRNHFGVEVPIYFQAPRDGEMGSTDVNGCLTGYARISHQVYNNVDDYMKLRDAINQLLHDGLTCKKLRIE, encoded by the coding sequence ATGGAGCTTGAAGCCAATGGCGATGTAAACCACGTCTCCAAGAAGCCAAAACTAGCCTGGATATCCGAAGCCGAAATTCGGGAGGAGTTCGCCCATCACCAGCCGGGCATCGCCAGGATCAACAACGGCAGCTTCGGCAGCTGCCCCGCCTCCATCATCGCCGCTCAGAAGCTCTGGCAGCTTCGATTCCTCCGCCATCCGGACGATTTCTTCTTCAACCATCTTCAGCGCCAAATCACTCGCTCTCGCTCCATCGTTAAGGAGCTTGTAAATGCCGACCACGTCGATGAAATCTCCATCGTCGACAATGCCACTACTGCTGCTGCCATCGTTCTCCAGCATGTTGGATGGGCTTTTGCGGAAGGGAGATTCCAGAAGGGAGATGCTGTTGTCATGCTCCACTGCGCTTTCCAGGCTGTAAAGAAGTCGATTGAGGCTTATGTCACTCGGGCTGGCGGTTCTGTCATCGTGGTTCACTTGCCTTTCCCTGTGAATTCCAATGAAGAGATTATCGCCGAGTTTCGGAAAGGCTTGGCTAGAGGTAAGGCAAACGGCAGGACAGTTAGGCTAGCGATAATAGATCATATAACTTCAATGCCATGTGTTGTCATTCCCGCTCGTGAATTGGTTAGGATATGTAGGGAGGAAGGTGTTGAACGCGTTTTTGTGGACGCTGCTCATGCTATTGGCAGTGTTCATGTTGATGTCAAGGAAATCGGAGCCGATTTTTATGTAAGCAATTTGCATAAATGGTTTTTCTGCCCTCCTTCAGTTGCATTTTTATACTGCCGAAAGTTACCCGTATCGCCCGATTTACATCACCCTGTGGTTTCACATGAAtatgggaatggattggctatAGAGAGCGCATGGATTGGAACTCGAGACTACAGCTCTCAACTTGTAATTCCTGAAGCTTTAGATTTCATTAATAGGTTTCAAGGGGGTCTCGTGGGAATTCAGAAGCATAATCATGACAAAGTAGTGGAAATGGGTGAAATGTTGGCTAAAGCTTGGGGAACAAATCTTGGTTCACCTCCAGAGATGTGCCCCAGCATGGCGATGGTTGGACTGCCTTCGGGATTGGGTATTTTGTGTGATGATGATGCATTGAAGTTAAGGACACACTTGAGAAATCATTTTGGGGTTGAAGTCCCCATATATTTTCAGGCTCCAAGAGATGGGGAGATGGGATCTACGGATGTGAATGGTTGTCTAACAGGATATGCTCGTATTTCTCATCAAGTGTACAATAATGTTGATGATTATATGAAGTTACGTGATGCAATCAATCAACTTCTCCACGATGGACTCACTTGCAAGAAGCTTCGGATAGAATGA
- the LOC140842345 gene encoding uncharacterized protein isoform X1 gives MKLHPFPKNYQKKRSAREKRVDFCSQVSLFPGADEISQGFAATEIQDQRNDGYNNTVKYFVRVMASQCVDEELESLPGPEERNLLDRCLPVLLSPRGPRSKGKVARKGGVPFSPNPGDVSVGRISNELKGTRASLKSRKRKNKQKGESSDSEEIIPSRIRFHGQARRARNSCNTGPTERAKLDSATFLHYFMHIWNDFSEEKVKLVAFFDPLWFNLYADERNRSMVLNWTKEMGIFSKKYVLVPIVLWSHWSLLIFCNLGESIDSESDTPCLLLLDSLHAIGPKRLEPLIRRLLSDIYKIEGRTETREQLKKMPLLIPKVPQQKKGEECGYIVLYYISLFVECAPENFSVSNGYPYFMNKDWFTVEGLESFYKRLDSIPPVSYDQDDSASMDSDACVETTSADKSRSNTVICLD, from the exons ATGAAGTTGCACCCTTTCCCGAAAAATTACCAGAAGAAAAGGTCGGCGAGAGAGAAACGTGTTGATTTTTGTAGCCAAGTCTCCTTGTTTCCAG GGGCCGATGAGATTTCACAGGGTTTTGCGGCGACCGAGATTCAAGATCAAAGGAATG ATGGATACAACAACACAGTGAAGTATTTTGTGCGAGTTATGGCAAGTCAATGTGTCGATGAGGAGCTAGAAAGTCTCCCAGGACCTGAAGAAAGAAATCTCCTCGATAGATGTTTACCGGTGTTATTATCCCCTCGAGGTCCAAGATCAAAAGGAAAAGTTGCAAGGAAGGGAGGAGTGCCGTTTAGTCCTAACCCTG GAGATGTTTCTGTGGGAAGAATATCCAATGAACTAAAGGGTACACGTGCATCTTTAAAGAGTCGGAAGAGGAAAAATAAGCAAAAAGGTGAGTCGAGTGATTCTGAAGAAATTATTCCCAGTCGTATTCGTTTTCATGGGCAAGCGAGGAGGGCTCGGAACAGCTGTAATACAGGACCCACTGAACGGGCAAAGTTGGACTCTGCTACATTCCTTCACTACTTCAT GCATATATGGAATGATTTTTCTGAAGAAAAAGTGAAGTTGGTTGCATTTTTCGACCCTTTATGGTTTAATTTGTATGCTGATGAAAGAAATAGATCGATGGTTCTGAATTGGACAAAGGAAATGGGTATATTCTCGAAGAAATATGTTTTGGTTCCAATCGTACTCTG GTCTCATTGGAGTCTCTTGATCTTCTGCAACTTGGGTGAAAGTATAGATTCAGAAAGTGACACTCCGTGTTTGCTATTATTGGATTCTTTGCATGCAATAGGTCCTAAACGACTCGAGCCTCTAATAAGAAG GCTCCTCTCCGACATATACAAAATAGAGGGAAGAACGGAAACTAGAGAACAACTTAAAAAAATGCCACTGTTGATTCCTAAG GTACCACAGCAGAAGAAGGGCGAGGAATGTGGATACATTGTTCTCTATTACATAAGCTTGTTCGTAGAATGCGCTCCTGAAAATTTCAGCGTATCCAATGGCTACCCTTATTTC ATGAATAAAGACTGGTTTACCGTCGAAGGACTCGAGTCTTTCTACAAAAGGCTGGATTCTATTCCTCCTGTCTCATATGATCAAGACGATTCCGCTTCGATGGATTCTGATGCATGTGTCGAAACTACTTCTGCAGACAAGAGTCGTAGTAATACGGTTATTTGTCTAGACTAG
- the LOC140842345 gene encoding uncharacterized protein isoform X2: MASQCVDEELESLPGPEERNLLDRCLPVLLSPRGPRSKGKVARKGGVPFSPNPGDVSVGRISNELKGTRASLKSRKRKNKQKGESSDSEEIIPSRIRFHGQARRARNSCNTGPTERAKLDSATFLHYFMHIWNDFSEEKVKLVAFFDPLWFNLYADERNRSMVLNWTKEMGIFSKKYVLVPIVLWSHWSLLIFCNLGESIDSESDTPCLLLLDSLHAIGPKRLEPLIRRLLSDIYKIEGRTETREQLKKMPLLIPKVPQQKKGEECGYIVLYYISLFVECAPENFSVSNGYPYFMNKDWFTVEGLESFYKRLDSIPPVSYDQDDSASMDSDACVETTSADKSRSNTVICLD, encoded by the exons ATGGCAAGTCAATGTGTCGATGAGGAGCTAGAAAGTCTCCCAGGACCTGAAGAAAGAAATCTCCTCGATAGATGTTTACCGGTGTTATTATCCCCTCGAGGTCCAAGATCAAAAGGAAAAGTTGCAAGGAAGGGAGGAGTGCCGTTTAGTCCTAACCCTG GAGATGTTTCTGTGGGAAGAATATCCAATGAACTAAAGGGTACACGTGCATCTTTAAAGAGTCGGAAGAGGAAAAATAAGCAAAAAGGTGAGTCGAGTGATTCTGAAGAAATTATTCCCAGTCGTATTCGTTTTCATGGGCAAGCGAGGAGGGCTCGGAACAGCTGTAATACAGGACCCACTGAACGGGCAAAGTTGGACTCTGCTACATTCCTTCACTACTTCAT GCATATATGGAATGATTTTTCTGAAGAAAAAGTGAAGTTGGTTGCATTTTTCGACCCTTTATGGTTTAATTTGTATGCTGATGAAAGAAATAGATCGATGGTTCTGAATTGGACAAAGGAAATGGGTATATTCTCGAAGAAATATGTTTTGGTTCCAATCGTACTCTG GTCTCATTGGAGTCTCTTGATCTTCTGCAACTTGGGTGAAAGTATAGATTCAGAAAGTGACACTCCGTGTTTGCTATTATTGGATTCTTTGCATGCAATAGGTCCTAAACGACTCGAGCCTCTAATAAGAAG GCTCCTCTCCGACATATACAAAATAGAGGGAAGAACGGAAACTAGAGAACAACTTAAAAAAATGCCACTGTTGATTCCTAAG GTACCACAGCAGAAGAAGGGCGAGGAATGTGGATACATTGTTCTCTATTACATAAGCTTGTTCGTAGAATGCGCTCCTGAAAATTTCAGCGTATCCAATGGCTACCCTTATTTC ATGAATAAAGACTGGTTTACCGTCGAAGGACTCGAGTCTTTCTACAAAAGGCTGGATTCTATTCCTCCTGTCTCATATGATCAAGACGATTCCGCTTCGATGGATTCTGATGCATGTGTCGAAACTACTTCTGCAGACAAGAGTCGTAGTAATACGGTTATTTGTCTAGACTAG